GATTTGAACCAAGACTTTGCGATCTTCACGACCTCTTTGAATCCGCCGCAACTTTCTGCGACTGTTCATCTAACAGATCCTGCAGCCATGAAACAGGTCATTGATGCTGAAAGTGCAGGAAGTGCCCCGGTTGAATATAACGGTGTAACTTATTGGAACGCAAGCGGTGGCGGCGGTAGTTTCGCTATCTTGGACAATACGCTTGTCTTTTCTCAATCCGCTGAAGTGTGCGAAAGTGCTATTGATACCTATAAGGGAGCCGAACAATCTGTCGCAGCCAACCCAAGCTACACTTCATTTTTCACCGATATTATGGAGGGCGACGCGCAGATCGCAGCACATTTCAACCTTGAATCCATTGCTCCGCTGCTGACTGCTCCGATTAAGGAAGAATCAGAATCAATGCGCGACGGTCTTGAAAGCGACCCTGCCGCTATGGCGTTTGCTCCGTTCCTTACGTCTATGTTTGATTCAGTCGTAAATGTAATTGAGCAGTTGGAATCTCTAAGCGCGACGCTTGAAGTGAAGGGGACCGATGTACAACTTGCCCCGACCTTAAAATTCAAGAACGATAGCGAAATTCAGCGATCCTTGGCAGAGATGATGCCTGACGAATTGGCAGTTCTCAGCGATCTTCCAAATCTCGCTTTTGTAAATGGCGCCTTTCAAGGGAATACACAATTACTGCTTGACATGAACATGTTATGGCTAAAAATGTTTTCAGCAAGTGCTCCAGAGCAGCAAGCGAAATTGGAGGCACTCACCGAGCAGATGACAACTTTCTATAAATCTCTCGCCGATGAGTGGGGGTTCACTGTCAATTTTGGCGATAGCATTATCCCGGATTATCTGATCGTCTATGAGATGAAGGATAAACAACTGGCGGAAACTTACATGAATGACATGTTTCTTGAACAACTCCGCAACACAATGCAGATCATGCAGGAAATGATTGGAAATATGCCACAATTAGGCATGTACGATGGGGCACATGCTGGTCAACCGCTGATGCACAACGACGTTGAAATAAAAAGTTATATCTTCCCCAACTTCGGTTCGGTTTTTGGTGAGATGCCACCTGAAGCTGCTGTAATGATACCTCAGGAATGGCACTGGTACTATGCCTTTCACGAAGATCAACTGTTTTTTGCTATCGGTGGTTCTGATCTGCTTAAAGCCGCATTGGATAGGAAAGCTGGAATGGGTGAAAGCCTTTCTGAAAATGCAAGTTACCAGAAACTGACGGGTACGTTGGGGACAGACAATAACCTGCTTTTGGCTCTTTCCCCGATGACTATGGTTAAAGGTCTCATGCCTATTGTTGCGAAAGCCGACCCGAATGCTGGCGCAGCCATGCAAATGTTCGCAGGCATGTTTATGAATGTGCCTGAGACTTACAGCATCGGTTTTTCTGCTAAAGTCCAAGAGGATGGCGGAATCGGCGCAAACCTGCTTCTCACCCTCGGCGACTTCAAGCAGGCCATCCAAATGATTCTGATGATGCAGAATATGCAACAGATGCAATAGATGGATTTCTAACTCGCCCACAACTCGATTGTGGGCGAATTTTTTTATCAGGGTGTCAACTTGTGTTTTCTTTTCTATTAAGTCTTCCGAAAATAGCGGCGAATCACAAAGAGTTTTATTACGACATTTATATATTTTTATTTTATTGTGAAAAAATATGACCTAACATAACTGATGTTTAAACCCTGATGACTATTGACTTTATATCAATTTAAAATTTGACAAAAAATGAGATTTTGATAATATATATTTATAACTTTTGTGAAAATATGAAGTTTGTGAACGTTTCACAACGGATATTTTCCAGCGCGAATTTGCCACAGAATTTTTTAGAACCTATTCGCATCTGGCATCTTATATTGAACTCACGCTATAATAGGACTTACGCAAAATCAGAGAATTATGCCTATGGCGCCGCGGTAGGTGGGGTTAGGAATGCAAATCGCAAATGTAAAGCATTCTGACTGCGAAGCAAAATTTGGTCTCCGTGTGTAGAAAACCAAATGTGGGTGCGTACACCGCAAAACCGCACCTACCAGGGAATTGCGTAAGCCCTAACTTAATTACCGACTTAAGGGGGAAGAACTGGTGCATAAACAGATAAGTTTCATATTCAGTTTCGGCATCGCATTTTTGATTATCGTTTCTTCATTCACGATGGCGGAAACCGATACAACCGAAGGGACTGCAGCGGCAGTTGAGACCGTAGAACCGAAGAAAAGTCCGGTTAAAATCGGCGGGGCACTCCGGATGAACTACATCTATGGCACTTACGTTGATCAAGGGCGGGGCGAAAAAATCGGTGATGTTGATCTGGAGATATTCCGTCTCAATGCTGATTTGGACTATCAAAATATCATTGGTAGACTTGAATACCGGTGGTATCCCAGATATTATGGGGGAACCCACGGTTACAGCATGATACATACCGCCTGGTTGGGGTATAATTTGGGTGATTTGGGTACGCTTAAAGCCGGGATTGTTCGGGTACCCTTTGGACCGGGTGCCTATGGCGTTTCTACGAGTTGGTTTTTTGACCAACATTTCTATGTTGGACTTGCTGACGATCCAGATTTGGGGATCCTATGGACTGACACCCTTGATAAGTTGACGCTTGATGTGGGCTACTTCCTCATGAGCGAACCTCAGCCGCTAAAGTATGGTAGTCTGGCGAGTTCGCGATACGCCTATGACATCGTCAAATGGGAAGAAAAAGCCGATGCGAAGGGAAACGTTGAATGGGGTGCTGGTGAAAATGGATTTGATGAGCAACATCAATTGAACCTCCGAGCAATCTATGCCCTTGAGGGTATCGCTGACGTGGGGGCATCGCTGCAATTCGGGATGCTGAAAGGGACAAATGTCGGGGATGATGATAGCGGTAACCACTATGCTGTCTCTGCTCACATGAAGAATACTGTTGCGGATTTCACGCTCTTTTCGCAATTCTCCTATTACGCACATAATATCACTGATGACACGCCTTGGGGCACCGGGGATTTAATTCCGATGGGGGCTTATGACTTCGCGTGGCCCATCGCGTCCGAGGGATTAATACCCGCGCTCTCGCTACGTTATGGTGGGATAGATACCTCAAGCATCTCATGGATTGACAGCGTCACGCCTTATGTAGAATGGAGCACTATCCTGAAAACGGTGGAAAACTACAATGCCAGTACTCTCGTGACAATCGGCGCAAGTTGGACAATCTTTGGGGGACTGTATGTGTATAGCGATGTAGGACTTTCCGATGGCAACTCTTTTGTCGGTAACAAGACAGCCGATGGTAAGAAAGAAGGCTATGGTAATATCTACGATGGTGCCGGGGACTTTGGTGCTAACGGAAATAATGCTTGGAATTTGCGACTTAATTTCAACTTCGGTTATTATTTCTAAGTAGTTGTCAGTCGTCAGTTTTCAGTTTTCAGTTAAGCGGCAGATTGTTCCTGATAATCCCCTTAACTCTCACTGCGAGGCAAACTGACAACTCTTTGAAAAAGGAGAACTTTGAAAATGCACGAAGAAGGAAAACAACCGCAACATATGAGGGAAAGGGAATATAGGAAATTATTCGGTTTAGAGATTTACTTAACGCCTGTATTCGTGATTTCCAGTATCGCTATTGTTGTCTTTATTATCGGGTCTCTTATTTTCCAAGAAGGTGCGACCAAACTCTTTGGGGGTCTTCGGGTTTGGCTCACCACGAACCTTGATTGGCTGTTCATGATCTCTACCAACCTTGTTTTTCTTTTCTGTCTGGTCGTGGCGTTTTCTCCACTCGGAAAAGTGCGTCTCGGAGGCACAGACGCAAAACCCGAATACTCTTACCTAACTTGGCTTGCTATGATCTTTGCAGCAGGCGTGGGCATTGGGCTCCTCTTCTTTGGCGTTTCGGAGCCGGTTACGTATTTTCAGGGTGGTAGTTATTCGCCGCTGGGGACAGAAACGGTTTATGACCCAGGGACGGAATACAATGCCGGAAATGTCCCCGATGCGGGGGATCCCAAGGTTCAAGCGGCGGCTTCCTTGGGTATAGCGACGACGGTTTTCCACTGGGGACTGCAAGGGTGGGCGATCTACGGTGTTGTTGGACTTGCCCTCGCATTTTTCGCCTATAACCGGGGTTTACCGCTCCTGATCCGATCTGCTTTTTATCCGATATTCGGTGACCGGATATGGGGGTGGCCTGGACACATCATTGACACGTTCGCTATATTCGCTGGTATCTTTGGACTAGCGACCTCGCTCGGTTTAGGGGTCCAGCAGGTGACCTCCGGTCTTAACCATCTGTTTGGAATACCAGTGGCCCCTGTCACCATGGTTCTCCTAATTGTCGTGATCACCTCCATCGCGCTGATCTCAGTGATGACAGGTATTAATGTCGGTATCAAACGTCTCAGTCAATTTAATATAATTCTCGCCTTTTTATTACTGGCGGCTATTATCCTTCTCGGGCCAACGCTCTACATTCTTCGGACGCTTTTTACCGGACTTGGCACCTATGTTATGAAGATTATTCCGCTCAGCAACTGGATTGGGCGTGAAGATACTGGATTCTTCCACGATTGGACGACGTTCTACTGGGCATGGTGGATCGCGTGGGCACCGTTCATCGGCACCTTCATTGCTCGGATTTCAAAGGGACGCACAGTTCGTGAGTTTGTCATCTTCGTTCTTCTGCTACCGACGCTGTTATGCTTAATCTGGTTTAGTGCTTTTGGTGGCACTGCTATCCACCAGTTCCTCGCTGAAGGTTACACGGGTGTAACCGAAAATGTTGAGACATATACTTACGAACTTGCCCTATTCAAAATGTTTGAAGGACTTCCGTGGACAACGCTGCTCTCCTGCGTCGCTATGACGTTAACAATCATTTTTTTCGTTACGTCGTCGGACTCCGGTTCTCTGATTATTGACATCATCGCGGCGGGTGGCAAGGTTGACGCGCCGGTACCGCAACGTGTGTTCTGGTGTACTGTGGAAGGTTTAGTCGCTATCGCACTCTTACTTGGCGGAGGGCTGAAAGCATTACAAGCCGCTTCGCTCGCGACGGGCTTTCCGTTCGCGATTGTGATTTTAGGTATGGGTATCTGTGTCTGGATCGGGCTTAGTAAAGAGGCCCGTCAATCTGAATAGCAATCGGCTGTCAGCAATCGGCAGTCGGAAGAATAGTTGTCGGTTCTCGGCGCGCGGTTAAGAGGTTTGCTTGCGTCAAGCATCTCTTAACCAACCGTCGAAAGCCGAAAGCTGAAAGCCAATAAATATGAACGCAACAGAACTTGAATTTGAAAAATCGCTCATTGAATTAGAAAACCATCTCACGCAATTGGAAGCCTTCGCGGAAGACCATCCTGAGTTAGACCTTACAGCAGGGATTGATGCCCTAAAGCAAAATGCAGATGTGCTTACAAAGCAGACCTTCCAAAAACTAAGCCGCTGGGATAAAGTGAGGTTGGCGCGCCATGCGCAACGTCCACAAGCCTCCTTCTACATCAACGCACTCCTTGATGAACCTACCGAGATTCACGGCGATAAGTTGTACGGCGACGACCGCGCACTCATAGGTGGTTTCGCATGGTTTGATGGACATCCCCTCGTCTATCTCGCGCAGCAGAAAGGCACAAACCTTGAAGAGCGTCAAGAGATGAATTTTGGATACACGCATCCAGAAGGTTATCGCAAAGCGAGGCGGTTGATGCAGTTGGCAAATAAGTTCAACCGACCCATTATCTGTTTCGTTGATACACCGGGCGCGCATTTCGATCTCCGTTCCGAAGAATACGGACAAGCCATGGCAATCGCTGAAAATCTCGCTGAGATGATGCAGCTGCGCGTGCCAATCCTCGTCGTTATTATCGGTGAAGGCGGGAGCGGCGGGGCGTTAGCAATTGCTGTCGGAAACCGCGTATTGATGATGGAGTATGCCGTCTATTGCGTCGCACCCCCTGAAGCCTGTAGCGGTATCGTATGGAAAGACAAAGGCGAGCATGCCCCAGAGGCAACCGAAGGCTATAAACCTACTGCCCCCGATCTGCTCAAATTAGATGTCATCGACCAGGTCATCCGTGAACCGCTCGGCGGTGCACACAGGGATCCAGAAGCCGCAGCACGCAGTGTCAAACGCGCCATACGCAAGCATTTCACAGAATTGATGCAGATGACCCCTCAGCAACTCGTCCAACAAAGATATGAACGGTATCGGCACATCGGGCTTTACGGCGAAAATTCTGCTGCATAGGTTAATACGCACCACATGAAAATAAGAACGATTACTACGGGCATTCCATTGCCTTTTTCTCCTTACCAGCTTCAACGTGCGGCAAAATTTAACACCGCCTGTCAAACCTACTTTGAGGCGAACGGCTATGAAGTCCAAACAACGCGTGTGAGTTGTCAAATCTGGAATGAAAAAAGAGATATTGATACAATCCTTAGGTTAGAGTCCGATGCACAAGCATTGGGAATTGAATTCCTAAACTTGGGGACAATCCTACCTGAGAAACGCCACACGGAAACGCATCTCGCGTGTGTTTCTGATGTAATTGTCGAAAGTGAGATGCTTTTCGCCACCGTCACTCTTACGACACAATCTGGAGGTATGGCATCGGACATCGCTGAAAACACCGCAGACATCATTCGGCAGATCGCGCGTCAAACCGATGCTGGCTACGGAAATCTCCGCTTCGCAGCGTTGATGAACTGCCCACCAAATACACCCTTCTTTCCAGCGGCGTACTGGCACGACACTCGGACGAACTTCAGCATCGGATGGCAGGCGATAGATCTTGTACAAAAGGCTTTCACAGATGCCCCGAATTTAGAAGTTGGTTTGCAGAACCTGAAAACGGTCATGGAGGCAGAAGGACAGAAAATTGTCGCACTCGCACAGACGTTAGCACAGGAGTGGGGCATAAAGTTTGTTGGTATAGATGCATCGCTCGCACCGATGGGCGATGAAAGCATCGCTTACGCCATGGAACAACAACTCCCCGGTTATTTTGGCGAGCGTGGTACATTAACAGTCGCCGCCGGTCTGACCCGTACACTCCAATCCCTCGAACTACCCCTTTGTGGATATTCGGGATTAATGCTCCCTGTCCTTGAAGATGTCGGCTTGGGCGAGCGAAGTGAAGCAGGCTATTTTAACCTTGACAGTCTCCTCCTCTATTCTACTGTCTGTGGCACTGGATTGGATACCATTCCTATACCCGGCGATGCTTCGACATCTCAGATTGCCGCGATCCTAAGGGATGTCGCCACGCTCTCCATACAGTTAAGCAAACCGTTATCTGTACGCCTTTTTCCGGTTCCGGGATGCAACGCAGACTGCATGACAGAATTTGATTCTCCCTATCTAACAAACACCACAGTCATGCAGATTTGAACGGCCCCGCCACAGACTCCACTACTGACAACTGATGACTGAAAACTGACAACTCCTAAAACTTTTTCCCTTGCCAATTGTCAAATCTTTTGGTAAGATGATGCGAACGAAATTTTGAGAGTATTGTCTATCTAATTGATATGCACATCGGAGGAAACTCACAATGTATATGCGACATTGGTTACAGAGTCCTTCAAGCCTAACACACGGCAACATCATTAAACGTGAGATTTTTAGCAAACGTACAGAGGACGCTGCAGACAAAGAGGGCGCGATCCTCAGATATGTTGACAGTTTCTCTCGGTGCTACCTTGAACCGAGGATCGCTTCTGTGCCTACGGCACTTGATGACAGGCAGCTGATCTTTTACATCGTTGACGGCTCGGGTACATTTGAGGCGGGAGACTTGAAACAGCAAGTTACAGAGGGAGATGCAATCTTAGTCCCACCCGGACTCAACCATGTCTTAGAAAATTCGGAGCGCACGCCGTTAGAGTTTTTGATGTTGGAGGAGGTACTCTCGGAGGGCGTGGCGGCACCGCGCAAGGATGCACTGATCCGCAACTACAGGGAACGTCCTTTGGGACAAGGACATTGGACGCATCTCGTACATCCAATTTTCGGGCCGGACGACGGCTTGGTGACGCTACATTCAGTACTGATGGTACGGATTGAAGCGATGCAAACGCCTGATACGCACGGACACGGTCCTGATATGGACGAGGTGTGGTATATGCTCGAAGGCAACGGCATCCATGTTGTCAGCAGAAATGTATACCGGCAGATGCCGGGCGATGCTGTCTCTGTGGCTTCGTCTAACCCAGGGCATAGCCTAATCAACGACACAGATGAACCGCTCAAGACGTTCTATTTCGCACGCTACGACCGCTAAAGGGAATAACTATGGCTGACAAACCACACGTTCTGCTCATCTCAACCGATCATTGGCCCAACTCACTTTTAGGGGTCAGCGGACATCCCGCTATCCAAACACCGACGCTTGATTCGATCGCACGAGCCGGTATCCGCTTCACGCGCGGATACAGCGAATGCCCGGTTTGCGTCCCCGCACGAAAAACGTTGATGACCGGTGCCACAACAAGGACCCACAAAGACCGCGTTTTCAACGATCAAAAGGGAATAGACGGACTTCCGACAATCGCGCAGACGTTTCGCAACGCAGGATATCAGGCTTATGCTGTTGGTAAGCTGCACGTCTATCCGCAACGAGACCGCATCGGATTTGATGATGTACTGTTGGGTGAGGAAGGTAGATTACAATACGGCGCGATTGACG
This region of Candidatus Poribacteria bacterium genomic DNA includes:
- a CDS encoding DUF3352 domain-containing protein encodes the protein MKKCLSLPLIALALLTMCICVGCGAKEVPPATTSAAAESAPVQESQEMDELPQSAEEASEHESAEEASEHESEEETSEHETDAEHEPAEEASEHESEEKTAEHETDAETSHETEPEMVEIPNGSVLHLIPKQTIGLIYCPSLLELDYRINTLVTDLVPTDETPEILAEILADAFGAGFESLAELEEIGLDLNQDFAIFTTSLNPPQLSATVHLTDPAAMKQVIDAESAGSAPVEYNGVTYWNASGGGGSFAILDNTLVFSQSAEVCESAIDTYKGAEQSVAANPSYTSFFTDIMEGDAQIAAHFNLESIAPLLTAPIKEESESMRDGLESDPAAMAFAPFLTSMFDSVVNVIEQLESLSATLEVKGTDVQLAPTLKFKNDSEIQRSLAEMMPDELAVLSDLPNLAFVNGAFQGNTQLLLDMNMLWLKMFSASAPEQQAKLEALTEQMTTFYKSLADEWGFTVNFGDSIIPDYLIVYEMKDKQLAETYMNDMFLEQLRNTMQIMQEMIGNMPQLGMYDGAHAGQPLMHNDVEIKSYIFPNFGSVFGEMPPEAAVMIPQEWHWYYAFHEDQLFFAIGGSDLLKAALDRKAGMGESLSENASYQKLTGTLGTDNNLLLALSPMTMVKGLMPIVAKADPNAGAAMQMFAGMFMNVPETYSIGFSAKVQEDGGIGANLLLTLGDFKQAIQMILMMQNMQQMQ
- a CDS encoding BCCT family transporter, with product MHEEGKQPQHMREREYRKLFGLEIYLTPVFVISSIAIVVFIIGSLIFQEGATKLFGGLRVWLTTNLDWLFMISTNLVFLFCLVVAFSPLGKVRLGGTDAKPEYSYLTWLAMIFAAGVGIGLLFFGVSEPVTYFQGGSYSPLGTETVYDPGTEYNAGNVPDAGDPKVQAAASLGIATTVFHWGLQGWAIYGVVGLALAFFAYNRGLPLLIRSAFYPIFGDRIWGWPGHIIDTFAIFAGIFGLATSLGLGVQQVTSGLNHLFGIPVAPVTMVLLIVVITSIALISVMTGINVGIKRLSQFNIILAFLLLAAIILLGPTLYILRTLFTGLGTYVMKIIPLSNWIGREDTGFFHDWTTFYWAWWIAWAPFIGTFIARISKGRTVREFVIFVLLLPTLLCLIWFSAFGGTAIHQFLAEGYTGVTENVETYTYELALFKMFEGLPWTTLLSCVAMTLTIIFFVTSSDSGSLIIDIIAAGGKVDAPVPQRVFWCTVEGLVAIALLLGGGLKALQAASLATGFPFAIVILGMGICVWIGLSKEARQSE
- a CDS encoding acetyl-CoA carboxylase carboxyltransferase subunit alpha, with product MNATELEFEKSLIELENHLTQLEAFAEDHPELDLTAGIDALKQNADVLTKQTFQKLSRWDKVRLARHAQRPQASFYINALLDEPTEIHGDKLYGDDRALIGGFAWFDGHPLVYLAQQKGTNLEERQEMNFGYTHPEGYRKARRLMQLANKFNRPIICFVDTPGAHFDLRSEEYGQAMAIAENLAEMMQLRVPILVVIIGEGGSGGALAIAVGNRVLMMEYAVYCVAPPEACSGIVWKDKGEHAPEATEGYKPTAPDLLKLDVIDQVIREPLGGAHRDPEAAARSVKRAIRKHFTELMQMTPQQLVQQRYERYRHIGLYGENSAA
- a CDS encoding DUF711 family protein, whose product is MKIRTITTGIPLPFSPYQLQRAAKFNTACQTYFEANGYEVQTTRVSCQIWNEKRDIDTILRLESDAQALGIEFLNLGTILPEKRHTETHLACVSDVIVESEMLFATVTLTTQSGGMASDIAENTADIIRQIARQTDAGYGNLRFAALMNCPPNTPFFPAAYWHDTRTNFSIGWQAIDLVQKAFTDAPNLEVGLQNLKTVMEAEGQKIVALAQTLAQEWGIKFVGIDASLAPMGDESIAYAMEQQLPGYFGERGTLTVAAGLTRTLQSLELPLCGYSGLMLPVLEDVGLGERSEAGYFNLDSLLLYSTVCGTGLDTIPIPGDASTSQIAAILRDVATLSIQLSKPLSVRLFPVPGCNADCMTEFDSPYLTNTTVMQI
- a CDS encoding cupin domain-containing protein, with translation MYMRHWLQSPSSLTHGNIIKREIFSKRTEDAADKEGAILRYVDSFSRCYLEPRIASVPTALDDRQLIFYIVDGSGTFEAGDLKQQVTEGDAILVPPGLNHVLENSERTPLEFLMLEEVLSEGVAAPRKDALIRNYRERPLGQGHWTHLVHPIFGPDDGLVTLHSVLMVRIEAMQTPDTHGHGPDMDEVWYMLEGNGIHVVSRNVYRQMPGDAVSVASSNPGHSLINDTDEPLKTFYFARYDR